CAGTGGCTTCAATAGTGCCAAAAACTATTTCCTACTTGGGTATCTATTGTTCATTTGAAGGCATTGTTCTCTTAAGGAAATGTTTTCAGATGCTTACATTCCACTCACTCTCATGTGGTATATCGTCTCTCCTACATGAATTCCTTACCCTGACATGTTTTTAGTGAAATAATCTTATTCTCTAAGACTAGATGGTTAGTTTCTTtaaatcattcttttattttatgagtatctgtgctttgcttgcatgtatttctgtgcaccacatgcatggctggtgtccacagaggccaggagcagGGGTCAGAGCACCTGGAACCAGGATTACAGTTAGTTGATAGCCACTATAGGTAAATTGGGACTTGGAtacaagtcctctgcaagagcagccagtgctcttaagcactcagccatttccccagccacctatatttttatttttgctgtcaTTTCTCCTAGGGTGTTTCAtttggggctttgttttgttcttcaagaTTCATTGTCTTCCACAGTGTTGTCAAGCTATGTTGTACcaacatgtgtgtgcagttttGTGATTTGAACAAATATCCAAGTGAATAAAATATTGGAACTCAGTGCCACATACTTTTTCTCATGTGAGTGTCCCTCAGTAATGCTTTGGATTACCTCTGTCATGCTTGTTTCAGTGTTTGTACTTGGTATCCCTGAAATCAGAAGCTTAAAGGATTGAAGTCCATAGATAAAATCTACCTATGTTGTTGACAAAATGAGCATTTAAGAAAATTGAGTTCTTCACAAATCCACTTGATAGTTGTAAACTGAGTATGGGAAATTAGCCAGCGATTCATCTCTGTATCTCATGCTGTTAGGTCCTGAgaaaacccaggacaaatggctaactgaggtaCCTACTAACTTATCAAAGTGGACACTGGCTGCCAGAGTCACCAGCTTCTCCCAGCACTGCAAGTACCTGTGACAGTGGACTTTTCTCAGCACTTCTCATCCCAGCCCCTACCCTAATCTTCTCCCACCCCTgagcttccttcccttcccccagcttccctTCCCCATAGAATCCAGCCATTTCAGCCACACACTCTCTTGGCTCTCCTCTCGGTTCTCTTTGCCTTCTTGGTCTTCTTTTGTCTCCCTCtcacttctcttcctctctcattccccctccctcctcctttatggtctggtctgtgtgtgtggtgggcactTCTGTATCTATGGCTGTGGAATTGTGGACTCCCAAGCTTCCTGTCCTTTTTGAGCAGCGAttctttcacagcttcacaaataACATGCCTCATCCTCCTCTGCCATGCAGCCAACACCATTGTGAGCAAGAAACCTGAACTCTGAATCCTTTGTCAAAGTCCACTTCAGTGGCCTTAAATTTACTGTATGGACTACTTTTAATTTTAGGCCTCCATATTATGCACACTTTAATGTCTGTATTATTCTTCTCTAGTTACTTAGGAACTGTCTTTAGGCTGGGGAAAGATCTGTTTAATCTATGGAATTCTATTGCTGCAGAGCAGCCTCAGATGTCTCGGTGCAGGCCTCACTGTCCCATCCATAATCCTTTCATGACTTACACTGTCAGCATTACAGTACAAGGTTTTTAAcaactctcctgcctccaactcatGCAGAGGTTCAAGCTGTGTCACGGGTCTGTGCTAATGGCTCTTACACTACCATAAAAACTGCACCAAGTTCTTCACCTGAATTCTGAGTATATCCCCAAGGACTGTGCAGTGGCTATATTTACCTACTAGAGCGGTGTTTCTTAGGGATTTTCTACATGGTAAACTTTTTCTCTCAAGTACTTTTTTATCTACCATCATGTAGGTATATATAGGAAGTTTACTAATCAAACATTAATGTAataaatcataaatttattttaacacAATTTTCTAGATTCATATAAATTTACTAGATATTAAAGACTAAGGCAGAATTACATACTATTAAGAAGAAATTAATACTATTAATTAATAACATTAATTACATACTATTAAGTGTATTACATACACTTGATTAGCTTTGCATTAAACATTAAAACATGGCTGAACAACTGATACTGAAAGATATAAAATATCATCAGTGCTTTTCAGAACTGATCTATATCTTGATTTTATGATCATGAGTATGGAAAATGCTGCTTCACATAAATATGTAGTACAAAATGGCAAAAATGTGTTTAGcatcatttcagaaattgttagaaatttgattctaatttaaaaaccaaatcaTTGAACAGTTTCTTATGAAACTCACGTCAGTCATTCAAACACTATTTCTAATATCAAAATgtttagggctgaagagatgggtcaGCGACCAAATCAAGCAGCTCAGAGGCACTGTAATCCAAACTCCCGGGAATATGATCCtatcttctagcctccacaggcccCCACACCTGTGtagatgcatacatacaaacacaaaaataaaaataaatcctttaaaaaggtattttaaaatattattgcaATACATTCAAATACACACTAGTTACTTTCTGAACAATGATGTTAGGAAACTATTAAAGTCCCTATTTTCTGTAATTAAAGCATGGTATTTATATAAAAGGAGAACATTTTTCATACAATCCATTACATACAAAGATCTCAATTCTTAACCGAGGTGTTTCAGGCAACCTTTGTTGGCATGGTATGACTGCATGCACAGTACGAATTGCACATTGCCTGGTATGACTGCATGCCCAGTATGAATTGCACGTGCTTGGTGTTCAGAACAAAAGCTTCACTGTTCACTCAGTGAAACATAGGAAGACGCAACCAGAAACTCCTTAGGTTCATCATTCATTTAATTTAGATTTCTTATTTGGTCATTGCAGATTCAGAAACGTTTTACTGTTGTCAAATACTTGACAACAGTAAAATCCTCCACATTGATATGCTACCCTAAATGATACAATGACACTAAATTTAAGAATCTGTGAACTAAgcctggtagtggtggtgcatgcttttaatcccaatactcaagaggcagaggcagacagatctatgtgatttccaggctagcctggtctacagagcaagttccaggacagccagagcgacacagagaaaccttgtattgaaaaaaaatctgaactaaAGCAAAGCCTTTTTATGTTGGTtccttttttcttaatgtttacaCTGTTCTCATTTCTAAAATTAAGTTAGTAACTTGTCCCTGTTTATGCACTTAAGTGGCATTGTTtcctatatttgtcatattgATGGGCCATTTGTCAGTTCTTATTTCTTCTAAGAATTTCTAAAATGTCTTAACTATCATATTTAATTTGCATATCAATTCTGTCAGTCTATGACATGGTAGGACTTTCATCTGTTATCTCATCACATTGTTATTTACATATTGCCTCAATACCACTAGTTCCTTGAACAGTGCcctatatattaaataataaaaaattaaatcagtaTTTCACCTGTAGCTTTTCTGAAGGACTCTCTTCACATAGATTTGAATCTATGAGCTATATTAATTTCCACATCTCAGAAGAATTGTTCTTATAGGGCAAGCATTCTACTTCAGATCAATACATACTGACTgtgattctgtttcctcttctcacATTTTGGAGTGGCAATTTGCCATGTAACCTCATTTTTCTGATGAATGGAGAAAAGTTATTGAAGATATTTTACAAGTTTTAATGTACTAGAATCAAAACTacaattattacatttattttactttgaaatatgACACTAAATATACTTAAATACATCTCTATTTGTAAACAGAGAAATAGACAAGAAGATAGATGACAATGGAtaaatgtgtgtttatattaAACCAGACTATAGCTGGGCTGGGTgtcacatgccttaaattccagcacttgagaagcagaggcaaatggatttcTGCAAGTCGAAGGCCAGtcctgtctacatagcaaatctctgtctcaaaaaaaaaaaaaaaagaaaagaagaaaccagaaCTGTGAATTTTGAAGATTctcaataaaatgttaaataattttatcagcagtttttatgaaattaaatattGAAGATAATACAGAAATATGAtatcatatatgtaatataatatctTCTATTAAATAGTATTTTGAGGACAGAGTGGCAACTAAGGCTAATGCACTATTACTGTAAAAAACACATTCTTCCAACAAAAGTTGTATCAATATGGTTTAGTATTCAGAAATTTtcttcttaagaaagaaaagacccaTCACTCGATCACGAATCTGTTTGGTCTTAACACCATACACCAAGGGATTGACTGTGGGGGACACCAGCAGGTACAGGACTGCAAAGATTATATGGACACTTGGAGGCACATTCTTGCCAAAACGATGAGTTAGGAAGCTGAACAATGCAGGTGTATAGAAGGCAAGAATGGTGCAGACGTGGGCAGCACAGGTGCCCAGGGCTTTAGAGCGGGCTCTCTGGGAAGAAAGTCTGAACACTGCCTGGAGAATTTTTATATAAGATGTGGCTATGAGCCCAAGGTCAAATACTGCCACTGAAAAGGCCACTAAGATTCCATATATTCTGTTCACATGGGTGTTAGCACTAGCCACCTTCACCACAGCCATGTGCTCACAATAAGCATGATGGATGACATATTTGGTATAGTACAGCAGCTTTTTAATGAGAAGGGGACATGGCATAATCATAAGCATAGCTCGGCTTAGGCCTACTAGACCTATCTTAATCACCATGGATGTTGTCAGGATCGATGCATAATGCAGTGGGATGCAAATGGCCACAAAGCGATCAAAAGCCATGGCCACTAGGATGGCTGACTCCATGATGCAAAGTGTATGGATAAAAAACATTTGTGTTAGACAGACATCAAAGTCAATCCAATGGGCATCAAACCAGAAGATGCCAAGCATCTTCAGAGCTGCAGAGCAGGTCAGACACATGTCATTCGTTGCCAGCAtgcaaaggaagaaatacataggCTGGTGGAGACTTGGCTCTAGCTTGACTGTAGTAATGATTATGCTGTTCCCCAGCAAGGTCAGGacaaagaggagacagacagggatGCCAATCCAGCAGTGAAAGTTTTCCAACCCAGGAATACCAACCAGGAAGAAAGATGAAATGTGATGTGTAGCATTGCCTTCCATGGTTAACCTAGAGATGCTGCACATTTAATAATACAGTAATGCCCCAAAATGCCTAGCAGGCAGAAAATAGGATTGTTAGGTgaattttaaatgtcttcattGGATAATCTAAAGTCACTGTATAAAACCCACCTTAAAGATATGACTGTTTTCCACACCTTTGttaattctcagaaaaaaaatctacctttagTGGCACTGGATCTGCATTTAGAGGCATAGGATCTgaatttgcaaaggaaaatatcACATTTACTTAGggattttttctgatttttaacatGTAATTAAATTCTATTACAGATATTTCATCTGCTGTTACATGGGCAGTTAATAGAATAACCACAAGCataaacatgaatatatacaaaCACCATCTGCAGACATTTCAAGAAATCACTTATCATAGAATACTGTTACCCTTAGAAAGCCTAGCTGCAttgctgaaattaaaaaaaaaaaaagaatctaataaGAATAAAGCAAATCCAATCATAGAAGCTAAGTGCTTCACAATGCATCAAAGGTGAATTTATTTATCTTTCGGATTGTCAAAAGTGAACACTATACAGATTTAAACATCTTTTACTTCATTCTCTACTTCAGAGCTGGTCAATGCTTCATTGTATAAATAGAAAGAACATTCCACGAGCAGAGGAGGCTGGTTTggggtgagaaaaggaagaaagagaagaacaaaaattatattggttatttcaaagttgttttccttttaaggtggagacaggaagacaaaTCAGTAAAGAAATTAGACACTAGTTGGCATTAGGTCATCACATGCTGCCTTTTTATAATGACTAATGCCAATTGCAAGAGTCTTATTTGGAAATTGTGACTGTTGTTTTGTtaattagttctttttaaaaagcatttagtACATTTATTGTATTCTCTGTAGTGTACACACATGGGCCACAAcacacatgtagagatcagaa
The nucleotide sequence above comes from Peromyscus maniculatus bairdii isolate BWxNUB_F1_BW_parent chromosome 1, HU_Pman_BW_mat_3.1, whole genome shotgun sequence. Encoded proteins:
- the LOC102927515 gene encoding olfactory receptor 52P1-like; protein product: MEGNATHHISSFFLVGIPGLENFHCWIGIPVCLLFVLTLLGNSIIITTVKLEPSLHQPMYFFLCMLATNDMCLTCSAALKMLGIFWFDAHWIDFDVCLTQMFFIHTLCIMESAILVAMAFDRFVAICIPLHYASILTTSMVIKIGLVGLSRAMLMIMPCPLLIKKLLYYTKYVIHHAYCEHMAVVKVASANTHVNRIYGILVAFSVAVFDLGLIATSYIKILQAVFRLSSQRARSKALGTCAAHVCTILAFYTPALFSFLTHRFGKNVPPSVHIIFAVLYLLVSPTVNPLVYGVKTKQIRDRVMGLFFLKKKISEY